Proteins encoded together in one Megalops cyprinoides isolate fMegCyp1 chromosome 20, fMegCyp1.pri, whole genome shotgun sequence window:
- the LOC118795613 gene encoding transcription factor BTF3 homolog 4 translates to MNQEKLAKLQAQVRIGGKGTARRKKKVVHRTATADDKKLQSSLKKLAVNNIAGIEEVNMIKDDGTVIHFNNPKVQASLSANTFAITGHAETKQLTEMLPGILSQLGADSLTSLRKLAEQFPRQVLDNKAPKAEDIDEEDDDVPDLVENFDEASKNEAN, encoded by the exons ATGAATCAAGAGAAGCTAGCCAAACTTCAGGCCCAGGTCCGGATAGGTGGAAAG GGGACAGCACGCAGAAAGAAGAAGGTGGTACACAGAACAGCAACAGCTGATGACAAAAAGCTGCAGAGCTCTTTAAAGAAGCTGGCCGTGAACAACATCGCCGGCATCGAGGAG GTGAACATGATCAAGGACGACGGGACGGTGATCCACTTCAACAACCCCAAGGTGCAGGCCTCCCTGTCCGCCAACACCTTCGCCATCACGGGCCACGCAGAGACCAAGCAGCTGACAGAGATGCTCCCAGGCATCCTCAGCCAGCTGGGTGCCGACAGCCTGACCAGCCTGCGCAAACTCGCCGAGCAGTTCCCCCGGCAAG TGCTTGACAACAAAGCACCCAAAGCAGAGGATATTGATGAGGAAGATGACGACGTACCAG ATCTTGTAGAGAATTTTGACGAGGCGTCGAAAAATGAGGCAAACTGA